The window TATTCCATCGGCAGCTCCTTCACGATCGGCTCGATGAACCCGGCCACGATCATCGCGGCGGCTTCCTCCTCGGGAATGCCGCGGCTCGTCAGGTAGAAGATCTGCTCGTCGCCGATCTTCGAGACGGTGGCCTCGTGGCCGATCGTGACCTTGTCCTCCTCGATCTCCATGTACGGGTAGGTGTCCGAGCGCGAGTCCTCGTCGAGGATCAGCGCGTCGCAGTTCACGGTCGAGCGGCAGTCGGTCGCGCCCTTCACGACCTTGACCAGGCCGCGATAGCCGGCGCGCCCGCCGTCCTTGCTGATGGACTTCGAGATGATCTTGCTCGAGGTGTTCGGCGCGCAGTGGACGGCCTTGGCGCCGGCGTCCTGGTGCTGGCCCTTGCCGGCGAACGCGATGGACAGCACCTCGCCGTGAGCGCCCGGCTCCATCATGTAGATCGCCGGGTACTTCATCGTGAGCTTCGAGCCGAGGTTGCCGTCCACCCACTCCATGGTCGCGTTCTCGTAGGCGACGGCGCGCTTGGTGACCAGGTTGTAGACGTTGTTCGACCAGTTCTGGATGGTCGTGTAGCGGCAGCGGCCGCCCTTCTTGACGATGATCTCGACGACCGCCGAGTGCAGCGAGTCGCTGGAGTAGATGGGCGCCGTGCAGCCTTCGACGTAGTGCACGTAGGCGTCCTCGTCCACGATGATCAAAGTGCGTTCGAACTGGCCCATGTCCTTGGTGTTGATCCGGAAGTAGGCCTGCAGCGGAACGTCCACGTGCACGCCCTTGGGCACGTAGATGAACGAGCCGCCCGACCAGACGGCGCTGTTGAGCGCCGCGAACTTGTTGTCCGAGGACGGAATCACGGTGCCGAAGTACTGCTTGAACAGCTCGGGGTGGTCCTTCAGGCCCTGGTCGCACGACAGGAAGATGACGCCCTGCTTCTCGAGCGACTCCTTGATCTTGTGATACACGACCTCCGAGTCGTACTGCGCGCCGACGCCGGCCAGGAACTTCTGCTCGGCCTCGGGAATCCCGAGCTTGTCGAACGTGCGCTTCATGTCGTCGGGCACGTCCTCCCAGGACTTCGCCTCCTCGGAGGTCGGCTTCACGTAGTAGTAGATGTCCTGGAAATCGATGGTCGAGACGTCGCCGCCCCACGTGGGCAGCGGCTTCTTCTCGAAGATCTCGAGCGCGCGGACGCGGTAGTCCGTCATCCACTGCGGCTCGCCCTTCATCCTCGAGATCTCCTCGACGATGCCGCGGTCGAGCCCCTTGCGGGACTTGAAGACCGGCTTGCTCTCGTCGTGAAAGCCGTACTTCTCCGCGTAACCTTCGCGAAGGTCGAGGTTCTGTTCCGTGCTCATCGCGTCCCCACCTCCTCGCGGACCCAGTCGTAACCGCGCGCCTCGAGCTCCAGCGCCAGCTCGGGGCCGCCGTGCGTGACGATGCGGCCGTCCTTCATGACGTGCACCCGGTGCGGCTTGATGTAATTGAGGATGCGGTTGTAGTGCGTGATGACGAGCACGCCCATGTCGGGGCCGGCGAGCGTGTTGACGCCCTCCGAGACGATGCGCAGCGCGTCAATGTCGAGCCCCGAGTCCGTCTCGTCCATGATCGCGATGACCGGCTTGAGGATCGCCATCTGCAGGATCTCGGCGCGCTTCTTCTCGCCGCCCGAGAAGCCGTCGTTCAGGTACCGGTTCGCGAACTTCTCGTCCATCTTGAGCAGCGCCATCTTCTGACGCAGCAGCTCGCGGAACTCCTTCGGGGGGATGCCCTTCTTCTTCGGCATCTTGCCGTCCTCGCCGGCCGTCGGCGCGATGCGCGCGTTGAGCGCGGCGCGCAGGAAGTTCGCGAACGTCAGACCCGGGATCGCGACCGGGTACTGGAACGCCATGAACAGGCCCGCGCGGGCGCGTGCGTCGGTTTCCATCTCGAGGACGTTCTCGCCGCGGAACAGGATCTCGCCCGACGTCACCTCGTACTTCGGGTGGCCCATCAGCGTGTTCGCGAACGTGCTCTTGCCCGAGCCGTTCGGACCCATCAGCGCGTGGATCTCGCCCTTCGCGATCTCGAGCGAGAGGCCCTTGAGGATCTCCTTGCCCTCCACGGAGACGTGGAGGTCCTTCACCACCAGTTCGGGAGTGTTGCTCATGTCGTCGGTTTCCCCGCGTCCTTCGAAGGTCGCGCGTTCGCGAGCGGCGCGAGCGGCTCCGGCGTGGAGCGCGTGCGGCGCGTCGTCGTGTGGGATCAGGCCGAGAAGCTCTCGCCGCAGGCGCAGCTGTGCTTCACGTTCGGGTTGTTGAATTTGAATCCGGCGCCCATGAGGCCCTCGACGTAATCGATCTCGGTACCTCCGAGCAGTACGGCACTCTTCAGGTCCACGTAGAGCTTCACGCCGTTCGCCTCGAGCACCTCGTCACCGGGCGACTCCGCCTCGCAGAACTCCATGAAGTAGGAGTTGCCCGAGCAGCCGCCCCCGCGCACGCCGATGCGCAGTCCGATCTCGGGTGTCCCGCGCTGCGCGAGCAGATCCTGGACCTTGGTCGCGGCGATGGGCGTCAGCGTGATCATCTGGACTGCTCCTTTCGTGAAGCGGTTCCGGCGGCCTCGGTGCCGGGCATGGAGCCCGCGGCCGTTTCGTTCATGCCCTCGACCCGCACGAAGGCGGGCCTGCTCGTTCGCGGCGCGCCGTCAGGGGTGCTCCTGATCCCCACGACCAGCGACGGTGCGGAGACGACGCCGTGGTCCTGCTGGCAATTCACGCATGCGTGCACCGGACCCGGCGCATCGCAGTTCTCGCACGTCTCAAGGTATCGCAGCCCCTCCTCCAGTTCCGTCTCGAGCCGGCGGTGGCGGTGGATCGCCTCGCGCGTCTGCGCGAGCTTGCGCTGGAACAACTCGCGCAGGTCCGCCATCGCCGCCGGACCCCGATCCGCCGTCCACCAGTTGCGCAACACCTCGCGCATCTCCTGCAGCGAAAAGCCCAGGCCGTGCAGCGAATCAATCCAGCGCACGCGATCCACGGCCGAGGCGTCGAACAACCGGAACCCGCCGCTCGAGCGCGTCGCCGGCTTGAGCAGACCGAGCTCTTCGTAAAGACGGATGGCGCGGACGGTCTTGCCGGTTGCCCGGGCGATGTCGCCGACGCGGAGGAGCCCCTGCCGGTCGGTCGTGATGGTCTGTGAGGTGGCGCCCATAACCCTTACGTTAACGTTAGAGTCCACCCGGAACCTACGGGGTTCGTGGCCGCTGCGTCAACGTGCCAGCCCTGCAATCTCGATGTCTGGCTCGGAAGAAGGCCGGCCGGTCCAGGGTCCGTTCGGACACCCGAACCTGGGACCCGACCGGGAGGCACGGCCAACGCCCGCAGGGAGTTGGCGGAGGCCGCGAAAGAAGCGCCCGGCCCAACTCGGATCTTGAAGCCGCCCGGCCGCCTGGTGGAGAATTTGCCGCCCTCAGACCTCTTCCGCCGCTTGCCCAGCGGGGAGGGCGTACCCGCACCTCGTCTCCCACATCTCCACGAGGCCCCTGATGTCGTGCCGCCGACTGCGTTTCGCCACACCCTTCCTGCTGCTCGCCGCCATTCTGGCCCCCTCCATTACCAATGCAGCGGCCCTGCGCTGGAACAACCCCGCCGGAGGCAACTGGAACGTCCCCGGAAACTGGCTGCCCGCGAACCTCCCGACCGCGACCGACACGGCGGTGGTCGACCTGCCGGGCACGTACACCATCACCGTCAACCAGA of the Candidatus Eisenbacteria bacterium genome contains:
- the sufB gene encoding Fe-S cluster assembly protein SufB, whose product is MSTEQNLDLREGYAEKYGFHDESKPVFKSRKGLDRGIVEEISRMKGEPQWMTDYRVRALEIFEKKPLPTWGGDVSTIDFQDIYYYVKPTSEEAKSWEDVPDDMKRTFDKLGIPEAEQKFLAGVGAQYDSEVVYHKIKESLEKQGVIFLSCDQGLKDHPELFKQYFGTVIPSSDNKFAALNSAVWSGGSFIYVPKGVHVDVPLQAYFRINTKDMGQFERTLIIVDEDAYVHYVEGCTAPIYSSDSLHSAVVEIIVKKGGRCRYTTIQNWSNNVYNLVTKRAVAYENATMEWVDGNLGSKLTMKYPAIYMMEPGAHGEVLSIAFAGKGQHQDAGAKAVHCAPNTSSKIISKSISKDGGRAGYRGLVKVVKGATDCRSTVNCDALILDEDSRSDTYPYMEIEEDKVTIGHEATVSKIGDEQIFYLTSRGIPEEEAAAMIVAGFIEPIVKELPMEYAVEMNRLIQLQMEGSVG
- the sufC gene encoding Fe-S cluster assembly ATPase SufC, whose product is MSNTPELVVKDLHVSVEGKEILKGLSLEIAKGEIHALMGPNGSGKSTFANTLMGHPKYEVTSGEILFRGENVLEMETDARARAGLFMAFQYPVAIPGLTFANFLRAALNARIAPTAGEDGKMPKKKGIPPKEFRELLRQKMALLKMDEKFANRYLNDGFSGGEKKRAEILQMAILKPVIAIMDETDSGLDIDALRIVSEGVNTLAGPDMGVLVITHYNRILNYIKPHRVHVMKDGRIVTHGGPELALELEARGYDWVREEVGTR
- a CDS encoding iron-sulfur cluster assembly accessory protein; translation: MITLTPIAATKVQDLLAQRGTPEIGLRIGVRGGGCSGNSYFMEFCEAESPGDEVLEANGVKLYVDLKSAVLLGGTEIDYVEGLMGAGFKFNNPNVKHSCACGESFSA
- a CDS encoding MerR family transcriptional regulator; translation: MGATSQTITTDRQGLLRVGDIARATGKTVRAIRLYEELGLLKPATRSSGGFRLFDASAVDRVRWIDSLHGLGFSLQEMREVLRNWWTADRGPAAMADLRELFQRKLAQTREAIHRHRRLETELEEGLRYLETCENCDAPGPVHACVNCQQDHGVVSAPSLVVGIRSTPDGAPRTSRPAFVRVEGMNETAAGSMPGTEAAGTASRKEQSR